A section of the Luteolibacter flavescens genome encodes:
- a CDS encoding malectin domain-containing carbohydrate-binding protein, with protein sequence MILATATVLPAAEPQQVGFSPSVLNGLGTGTSQNKAAKVTSLQFGPDNRLYFTQVNGTVIACDVTRMGPNNYVASNVETIPLVKNIPNYNDDGARNTTLTERQCTGILVTGTAANPVVYVSSCDPREGAGSGGTDLNLDTNSGIISRLTKNGSGVWEKVDIVRGLPRSEENHANNGLTISADGHTIYLAQGGNTNAGSPSANFAYSCEYALSAAVLSIDLVAINAMPVKTDGYGQHYLYNLPTLNDPNPARGVNPDGSNVNDPFGGNDGLNQAKLVPGGPVQVYASGFRNPYDVLIAATPGRAGKMYTFDNAANSGWGGYPKNEATPAAVTNEYVTGEPGAVNNKDGLYLISGPGYYRGHPNPIRANPAGAGWYRNDEGGAGFVYSTAPTSDWPPVPVSMADPQQGDFKMPGPADGALITNSASTTGMAEYTAANFGGAMTGNIIATQYSAKTVQRIMMNADGTAATGSTVLLNGDSYGTPLDVTCPGPGAAPALAGTIFVGHHSSKITILEPTDFDSSGGGVCSGVFSFALDEDNDGYSNADEISNNSDPCSPAVTPPDNDGDFLSDLLDSDDDNDGIADTQDVYPIDQLNGRDVSPPVRRELFNELGIGFFSIGFKGVMLNPGENYSQKMNVDELIAGGTAGLFTDPTVGPGNPHGSSNTQINGFHFGVNVDEITGPVLATSRLGGLLFNGTPTAGQSQGIFIGNGDQDNYVKVAVNANGGPGAIEVVHEENGIIQTQVLHPATGLFSSDVILAFLIDPIAGTVHPGYSLGGGPVTYVGSPLAVSGKVLGSIRGTSAMAFGLLATTGTVGTPTFNATWDYFDVSPVPNTAAAKLTVSSGAGTTLNSSTNTSGSFKLENLSTGGQKITSLKIDLRTAILPDIVFDPDHTAGDNDGKSFQVDANGSGDPSAPTGTATHSYEAPHNGTDSGDGYSVIAIDLGTAMNFGPGQLLKFSSDIDPLSIKMTPTPVAGPGPLHSGSVSGMEIVGATVTVTFDDGTIRKSRLGGMPGTPDSNKGSTTTLANSQLPAPTLTVPGKASPFTTITQPTVRIIGTPGATVQLGVYRSALRLVDGIYTVPGYQIDPYETNRVESFGYADETIGAGGYVDVPLSLSHDEEIGGIHLISAFTFDSTGKRSASSNVLTIEYDPTASPATALYRINTGSTTSYTDSSDQVWAADVNTSTYNSTSGDNNTFANAISGTEDDVLYQTFRFDGSASSPLDFNFTVPNGTYEVRLHFAETWSGITAAGQRVFDVLLEGQTAINDLDVFSEAGPNAALVKTLQTPVTDGLLTIGLRHVVQNPFISGIEIYQLSTTGPDLEAPVAPALLTYSSLQSGSIQLAWSQASDNSGSIAGYRIYRDGVTDPIVQTTSLSYLAAGLMPSTGYTFGVEAFDAAGNVSTRTTLTVTTAADTQDPTSPGQFKGVAGNEQAILSWQAATDDTRIQHYRISRDGSQITTVTGLTFTDTGLTNGTTYAYSVVAVDVMGKVSQPVTASVRPRALGPALYRVDCGLMTGSYTDQEGRIWSTDSGFNASNDTTGPSPATSVAISGTTAPDMYRNYRYKNRNSGTPLKYEFTVPNGEYELRLHFAELWTNAANNPGARVFNVAVEGQPALANLDIFAEAGLNAALVKALPVSVADGKLTIDFTVVVQNPQISGIEIFPLQDGPPDTTPPATPANFTVASKTDSSVTLSWAAPTDDATAWVVKRGATQLAIVTGTTHAYTDSGLTESTAYTYSVEARDAAYNLSIPATLNVTTNPDTTPPPAPLNFTAAPGNGLVILSWQAPATGGPIANYQILRNSVLLTTVTSPGYTDHDVTNGTTYSYQVKAVDAAANASVPASANATPQSLGPALHRINCGKLDGAYTDPAGNVWSADTFYNVANTNTGTSTISVTNTAVPEIYKSHRLKNRSSTTPLKYQIPVTNGIYELRLHFAEVWSGATEAGKRVFDVAVEGSVVLDDFDIFAEAGRDKALVKTIPVIVSDGSLTIDFLVVKGMVNGVETALQNPQVNAIEVFPVMSSGSGDTIAPGTPGALAAANVTHTTADLSWSASADNEGGSGVAGYRIFRRASATQAIEEAQLIATVTGTTFSDSALTAGIAYEYRVVAYDVANNASAPAILPVTTVPLDVTAPTVPTELTATPAAGQVTLSWQPSTDIGGSGVAHYVVLRDGNEIATVTTPGHIDTGLIGNVSFVYEVKAVDVAGNSSAYASVNATTPGDTVAPPAPRHLTATPGNGSITLSWLAPLATNDVSGYEIRRNGTLVTTVGSTSHVITGLQNGQSYTYQVRTVDTSTNASADASASATPRVLGTSVIRVNAGGGAFTDLLGNVWAEDLGYFNIGQTAPNATIPISGTEDDSLYQSERYDGSADGADLEFSTPVANGSYEVRLHFAETYAQITAAGMRVFDVYAEGQLVIDDLDIFDRVGLNAALVMTFPVTVTDGTINVRFDHLGLQNPKICAVEVQAIIPLAATSFADWLAQHNLPGQTTGDADGGGLSNQEEYELQLDPNNPNDDLAFHLTCTGQGTTKVIALPALKPIGNYYLHRSSGLNDLGNVANRIATITKAQIEAMTPAERASHTVPDSTGGTRAFYQLFFEPVAD encoded by the coding sequence ATGATATTGGCGACGGCCACGGTGCTTCCCGCCGCCGAGCCGCAACAAGTCGGCTTCTCGCCGAGCGTGCTGAACGGCCTCGGAACCGGGACCAGCCAGAACAAGGCAGCAAAGGTGACCTCGCTGCAGTTCGGCCCGGACAACCGGCTCTACTTCACCCAGGTGAATGGCACGGTGATCGCCTGCGACGTCACCCGCATGGGACCTAACAACTATGTGGCCTCCAACGTGGAAACGATCCCGCTGGTCAAGAACATCCCGAACTACAACGACGACGGCGCACGCAACACCACCCTCACCGAGCGCCAGTGCACCGGCATCCTGGTCACCGGGACGGCAGCAAATCCGGTGGTCTATGTTTCCTCCTGCGACCCGCGCGAGGGTGCAGGCAGCGGCGGCACCGACCTGAACCTGGACACGAACTCCGGCATCATCTCCCGCCTCACGAAGAATGGCAGCGGCGTCTGGGAAAAGGTGGACATCGTCCGCGGACTCCCGCGTTCCGAGGAAAACCACGCGAACAACGGACTGACCATCAGCGCGGACGGCCACACCATCTATCTCGCGCAGGGCGGCAATACCAATGCCGGCAGCCCATCCGCGAACTTCGCCTACTCCTGTGAGTATGCACTTTCCGCCGCGGTGCTCTCCATCGATCTCGTCGCGATCAATGCGATGCCGGTGAAGACGGACGGCTACGGCCAGCACTATCTCTACAATCTGCCGACGCTGAACGATCCGAACCCGGCCCGCGGCGTGAATCCCGACGGATCGAACGTGAACGATCCCTTCGGCGGCAATGACGGCCTGAACCAAGCCAAGCTCGTCCCGGGCGGCCCGGTGCAGGTCTATGCCTCTGGTTTCCGGAATCCCTACGATGTCCTGATAGCGGCGACGCCGGGGCGCGCGGGGAAGATGTACACCTTCGACAACGCGGCCAACAGTGGCTGGGGCGGCTACCCGAAGAACGAGGCAACTCCCGCCGCGGTCACAAATGAATACGTGACCGGCGAGCCCGGCGCGGTGAACAATAAGGATGGCCTCTATCTCATCAGCGGCCCGGGCTACTATCGTGGCCACCCGAATCCGATCCGCGCGAATCCCGCCGGAGCCGGATGGTATCGCAATGACGAGGGCGGCGCAGGCTTCGTTTACTCCACTGCACCGACAAGCGACTGGCCACCGGTCCCGGTCTCGATGGCGGACCCGCAGCAGGGCGACTTCAAGATGCCGGGGCCTGCGGACGGCGCGCTGATCACCAACAGCGCCTCCACCACCGGCATGGCCGAATACACGGCCGCGAACTTCGGCGGCGCGATGACCGGCAACATCATCGCCACCCAATACAGCGCGAAGACCGTCCAACGCATCATGATGAATGCCGACGGCACCGCCGCCACCGGCAGCACCGTGCTGCTGAATGGCGACTCCTACGGCACACCGCTCGACGTGACCTGCCCGGGCCCGGGTGCGGCTCCCGCCTTGGCCGGCACCATCTTTGTCGGTCATCACTCCAGCAAGATCACGATCCTCGAGCCTACCGACTTCGACTCGTCGGGTGGCGGCGTTTGCTCCGGTGTCTTCAGCTTCGCGCTGGACGAGGACAATGACGGCTATAGCAACGCGGACGAGATCTCCAACAACTCCGACCCCTGCTCGCCCGCCGTCACGCCTCCGGACAATGACGGCGATTTCCTTTCCGATCTCCTCGACTCCGACGATGACAACGACGGCATCGCCGACACGCAGGATGTCTACCCCATCGACCAACTCAATGGCCGCGATGTCTCCCCGCCGGTGCGCCGCGAGCTCTTCAACGAGCTGGGCATCGGCTTCTTCAGCATCGGCTTCAAGGGCGTGATGCTGAATCCGGGAGAGAACTACTCCCAGAAGATGAACGTAGACGAACTCATCGCGGGCGGCACCGCAGGTCTCTTCACCGATCCGACGGTCGGCCCGGGCAATCCCCACGGCTCGTCCAACACGCAGATCAACGGCTTCCACTTCGGCGTGAATGTCGATGAGATCACCGGCCCGGTGCTCGCCACATCGCGGCTCGGCGGCCTGCTCTTCAATGGCACGCCGACCGCCGGCCAGTCGCAGGGCATCTTCATCGGCAACGGCGATCAGGACAACTACGTGAAGGTCGCAGTGAACGCCAACGGCGGTCCCGGAGCGATCGAGGTGGTGCACGAGGAAAACGGCATCATCCAGACGCAGGTGCTCCACCCGGCCACCGGGCTCTTCAGCTCGGATGTGATCCTCGCCTTCCTCATCGACCCCATCGCGGGCACGGTGCATCCCGGCTACTCGCTCGGTGGCGGCCCGGTTACCTACGTCGGTTCACCCCTCGCGGTGAGCGGCAAGGTGCTCGGCTCGATCCGCGGTACATCCGCGATGGCCTTCGGCCTGCTGGCCACCACGGGCACGGTCGGAACGCCGACCTTCAATGCGACCTGGGACTACTTCGATGTCTCCCCGGTGCCAAACACCGCCGCGGCAAAGCTGACGGTGAGCAGCGGTGCGGGCACCACGCTGAATTCCTCCACGAATACCTCCGGCTCCTTCAAGCTGGAGAACCTCTCCACCGGCGGGCAAAAGATCACCTCGCTGAAGATCGACCTCCGCACGGCCATCCTCCCGGACATCGTCTTCGACCCCGACCACACCGCGGGGGACAATGACGGCAAGTCCTTCCAGGTGGATGCGAATGGCTCGGGCGACCCATCGGCCCCCACCGGCACGGCGACGCACTCCTACGAGGCACCGCACAATGGCACCGACAGCGGCGACGGCTACAGCGTGATCGCCATCGACCTCGGCACCGCGATGAACTTCGGCCCCGGGCAGCTCCTGAAGTTCTCGTCGGACATCGATCCGCTGAGCATCAAGATGACCCCGACGCCGGTCGCCGGTCCCGGCCCGCTTCACTCCGGAAGCGTCTCCGGCATGGAGATCGTGGGAGCGACGGTGACGGTGACCTTCGACGACGGAACGATCCGCAAGTCCCGCCTCGGCGGCATGCCGGGAACACCGGACTCGAACAAAGGCTCGACCACCACGCTGGCCAATTCCCAGCTTCCCGCCCCGACCCTTACCGTGCCGGGCAAGGCCTCGCCCTTCACCACCATCACGCAGCCGACCGTCCGCATCATCGGCACGCCGGGAGCCACCGTGCAGCTCGGCGTCTATCGCTCGGCTCTCCGTCTGGTGGATGGCATCTACACAGTGCCCGGCTACCAGATCGATCCGTATGAGACGAACCGCGTAGAGAGCTTCGGCTACGCCGACGAGACCATCGGCGCGGGCGGCTACGTGGACGTCCCGCTTTCCCTCAGCCATGACGAGGAGATCGGCGGCATCCACCTGATCTCCGCCTTCACCTTCGACAGCACCGGCAAGCGCAGTGCCTCGTCGAATGTACTGACCATCGAGTATGACCCGACCGCCTCCCCGGCGACCGCACTCTACCGCATCAATACCGGATCGACCACCAGCTACACCGACTCGTCGGATCAGGTCTGGGCGGCCGACGTCAATACGAGCACCTACAACTCGACCTCCGGCGACAACAACACCTTCGCCAATGCGATCTCGGGCACGGAAGACGACGTGCTTTACCAGACCTTCCGCTTTGACGGCAGCGCGTCATCGCCGCTCGACTTCAACTTCACGGTGCCGAATGGCACCTACGAGGTCCGCCTGCATTTCGCCGAGACGTGGTCCGGCATCACCGCCGCCGGGCAGCGCGTGTTTGACGTGTTGCTGGAAGGTCAGACGGCGATCAACGACCTCGATGTTTTCTCAGAGGCCGGGCCGAATGCCGCGCTGGTGAAGACACTCCAGACACCGGTCACCGACGGGCTCCTGACGATCGGGCTCCGCCACGTGGTGCAGAATCCATTCATCAGCGGCATCGAGATCTATCAGCTCAGCACCACCGGCCCCGACCTCGAGGCCCCCGTGGCTCCTGCCCTGCTGACCTATTCGAGCCTGCAATCCGGCAGCATCCAGCTCGCCTGGTCCCAGGCGTCGGACAATTCCGGCAGCATCGCGGGCTACCGCATTTATCGCGATGGCGTGACCGATCCAATCGTCCAGACGACTTCACTGTCCTATCTGGCCGCGGGCCTGATGCCCTCGACCGGCTATACTTTCGGTGTGGAGGCATTCGACGCCGCGGGGAACGTTTCCACCCGCACGACGCTCACGGTGACCACCGCTGCGGACACACAGGACCCGACCTCGCCCGGTCAATTCAAAGGCGTCGCGGGCAACGAGCAGGCTATCCTTTCTTGGCAGGCCGCTACGGATGACACCCGCATCCAGCACTACCGCATCTCGCGCGATGGAAGCCAGATCACCACGGTCACCGGCCTGACCTTCACCGATACCGGGCTCACGAATGGCACCACCTATGCCTATTCCGTCGTGGCCGTGGACGTGATGGGCAAGGTCTCCCAGCCGGTGACGGCATCCGTCCGCCCGCGGGCACTGGGACCGGCTCTCTACCGCGTGGACTGCGGCCTCATGACCGGCAGCTACACGGACCAAGAGGGCCGCATCTGGTCCACCGATTCGGGCTTCAATGCGAGCAACGACACCACCGGCCCTTCCCCGGCCACGAGCGTCGCGATCTCCGGCACGACGGCACCGGACATGTATCGGAATTACCGCTACAAGAACCGTAACTCCGGCACGCCGCTGAAGTATGAATTCACCGTGCCAAACGGCGAATACGAGCTGCGCCTGCACTTCGCCGAGCTCTGGACAAATGCCGCGAACAATCCCGGTGCCCGCGTCTTCAATGTCGCCGTGGAAGGCCAGCCCGCATTGGCAAACCTCGACATCTTCGCGGAGGCCGGCCTGAACGCCGCCCTCGTGAAAGCGCTGCCGGTCTCGGTCGCGGACGGCAAGCTGACCATCGACTTCACAGTGGTGGTGCAGAATCCGCAGATCTCCGGCATCGAGATCTTCCCGCTTCAGGACGGCCCGCCGGACACCACGCCGCCAGCCACCCCGGCGAACTTCACGGTTGCGAGCAAGACGGACAGCAGCGTGACCCTGTCGTGGGCAGCCCCCACCGACGACGCCACCGCATGGGTGGTGAAGCGGGGTGCCACCCAACTGGCCATCGTCACCGGAACCACCCACGCCTACACCGACTCCGGCCTGACCGAGAGCACGGCCTACACCTACTCGGTGGAAGCCCGGGATGCAGCCTACAACCTGTCGATCCCCGCGACGCTGAATGTCACGACAAATCCGGACACCACACCGCCACCGGCCCCGCTGAACTTCACTGCGGCTCCGGGCAATGGCCTCGTCATCCTGTCATGGCAGGCACCTGCCACCGGCGGCCCCATCGCGAACTACCAGATCCTTCGTAATTCGGTGCTGCTGACCACGGTCACGTCGCCCGGCTACACTGACCACGACGTCACCAACGGGACGACCTACAGTTATCAGGTGAAAGCTGTCGATGCCGCGGCCAATGCCTCGGTGCCCGCCAGCGCGAATGCCACTCCACAATCGCTCGGACCCGCGCTGCACCGCATCAACTGCGGCAAGCTCGATGGTGCCTACACCGACCCTGCAGGCAATGTCTGGTCGGCGGACACCTTCTACAACGTGGCCAACACGAACACGGGCACCAGCACCATCTCGGTGACGAACACCGCGGTGCCCGAGATCTACAAGAGCCATCGCCTGAAAAACCGCAGTTCCACGACGCCGCTGAAGTATCAGATCCCCGTCACCAATGGCATCTACGAACTGCGCCTGCACTTTGCCGAGGTCTGGTCCGGCGCGACTGAAGCCGGGAAGCGCGTCTTCGACGTGGCCGTGGAAGGCTCGGTCGTTCTCGATGACTTCGACATCTTCGCCGAAGCCGGTCGCGACAAGGCGCTGGTGAAGACGATCCCCGTGATCGTGAGCGACGGCTCGCTGACCATCGACTTCCTGGTCGTGAAGGGAATGGTGAATGGCGTCGAAACCGCCCTGCAGAATCCGCAGGTGAATGCCATCGAGGTCTTCCCCGTGATGAGCAGCGGATCCGGCGACACCATTGCACCCGGAACACCCGGCGCACTTGCGGCAGCCAACGTGACCCACACGACGGCAGATCTCTCATGGAGCGCGTCCGCCGACAACGAAGGCGGCAGCGGCGTGGCCGGTTACCGGATCTTCCGCCGCGCCTCCGCCACGCAAGCGATCGAGGAAGCGCAATTGATCGCCACCGTCACCGGCACCACCTTCAGCGACAGCGCCCTGACCGCCGGCATCGCATATGAATACCGCGTGGTGGCCTACGACGTGGCGAACAATGCCTCCGCCCCGGCGATCCTTCCTGTGACGACCGTGCCGCTCGACGTGACCGCACCGACGGTGCCGACCGAGCTGACGGCTACTCCGGCAGCGGGTCAGGTCACGCTCTCTTGGCAGCCATCGACCGACATCGGTGGCAGCGGCGTGGCCCACTATGTGGTCCTCCGCGATGGCAATGAAATCGCCACGGTCACAACGCCAGGCCACATCGACACCGGCCTGATCGGAAACGTCTCCTTCGTCTATGAGGTGAAGGCCGTGGACGTCGCCGGGAATTCCTCGGCCTATGCATCCGTGAATGCCACCACGCCCGGTGACACGGTGGCACCACCGGCACCGCGCCATCTGACAGCCACGCCGGGGAATGGCAGCATCACGCTCTCCTGGCTGGCACCGCTCGCCACAAATGACGTGAGCGGCTATGAGATCCGCCGAAATGGCACGCTGGTCACGACCGTCGGCTCCACCAGCCATGTCATTACCGGCCTGCAGAATGGCCAGTCCTACACCTATCAGGTGCGGACCGTGGACACCTCCACGAATGCATCGGCCGATGCCTCCGCCTCCGCGACGCCACGGGTGCTGGGCACCTCGGTGATCCGTGTGAATGCGGGCGGAGGTGCCTTCACCGACCTGCTCGGCAACGTGTGGGCGGAAGATCTCGGATACTTCAACATCGGCCAGACCGCGCCGAATGCCACGATCCCGATCTCCGGCACCGAGGACGACTCGCTCTACCAGTCCGAGCGCTATGACGGCTCCGCGGACGGGGCGGATCTGGAATTCTCCACGCCGGTGGCGAATGGCAGTTACGAGGTGCGCCTGCACTTCGCCGAGACCTATGCCCAGATCACCGCGGCCGGGATGCGCGTCTTCGACGTGTATGCCGAGGGTCAGCTCGTGATCGATGATCTCGATATCTTCGACCGGGTGGGGCTGAATGCCGCGCTGGTGATGACTTTCCCCGTCACCGTGACGGACGGGACCATCAATGTCCGCTTCGATCACCTCGGCCTCCAGAATCCGAAGATCTGCGCCGTCGAGGTGCAGGCGATCATTCCTCTGGCAGCGACTTCCTTCGCGGACTGGCTGGCCCAGCACAATCTCCCCGGCCAGACGACAGGCGACGCAGATGGCGGCGGTCTGTCGAACCAGGAGGAATACGAACTCCAGCTCGACCCGAACAACCCGAACGATGACCTCGCCTTCCACCTGACCTGCACGGGACAAGGCACCACCAAGGTGATTGCCCTCCCGGCGCTGAAGCCGATCGGCAACTACTACCTCCACCGTAGCTCGGGCCTGAACGACCTCGGCAATGTCGCGAACCGCATCGCCACCATCACCAAGGCCCAGATCGAGGCCATGACGCCCGCCGAGAGGGCGAGCCACACAGTCCCGGACAGCACGGGAGGAACCCGAGCCTTCTACCAACTGTTCTTCGAACCCGTGGCCGATTAA